The DNA segment GTATTGGTTTTAACTTAAAAAGCCCTGGGATCATCATGCCCCACTACAAAGAGACAACCCCTCTCTGTTTCTATATTGCTGTAGGTGTGGTCAGCAGAGGTACCTAGTGAGTTGGAGTCCAATTAGTACAAAAGAGGGAGAGCTCTCTGTTAGGCCCCCAGACCTTTTTGGAACACTCCTCTCCATGGTATGTAATGGCTTGAGTTTGCTAACCTTCACTGTATGCTCTAAggcccagcctctctccctctgtcaTGAGGAGTGGTGAGATATGTGATGCTGGCTAGTGGCAGGGTATTCagatgttttttgttgttggagaGCTCATCTTTCTTTCCATATCTTTGGTATTCGTGGTCTGGGATAAAATGAGCCTTTTTATTCCTTGTATGTAgtgtatgtttttaaaaggagttGCTTTGGTAATAAAGGTTTgcttacaaaacaaaaatcctcctATCCTTAGCAACTTTTtgccatttatttagatttatactgTCAATCAAAAGGAGCACCAAAGTCACCTTATattaaaaaacagtatttttaaaatctaatttcctTTCAGTATTTTGTGATGATTAGTTTTACATCTACTTCAGTTTGGATTGTTTTCTGACATGGCTTCTCATCCTTGCCTCTCTAATGTGCTCTGTAATCTGTCCCTGCAACCATGGGAGCAGGTATAAACAGGCCTACTGTCCATAGTGTTCCAAAGTGGCAGATTTCTCCTTTCATATTGCTAGGTGGCCACAATTGCATCCCAAATCACTGGCTGTTCCTGGTCAAAATGGTATAATTCACATTTACCTTTTCCTTTGACTGACATCTTAGTTTGCCAACTGTATTTTAATGGGATGTATGAGGCATGATTATTTCAAAGCTGATACTCGTATCAGTGCTTTGTGTCATCTTCAGACTGTGTGTAAGAACATACATATACTACGTTGACTTCGTCATTGGCTTCTGCTCTTTCACAGTATATAGAGGTGTCAACTTTAGATCGAGTGCATAACAATTTGTATGGAAAATGTCTCAATGTTACTGCACATAATTTAGAACTTTCATGACAAACTCTCTGACTTAAGCCTTAATGATACAGGAAATGCCATGAGTTAttagggttgggggaggggctgggagactTTGTGTCTGTGATGCCTATAATTCAAATGGTTTCAGattataaaaagtaaataatCTGTACTGCAAATTTCTGTGAAAAGATCCTGTGTAACAGGAAATCCTTTCAATGGTGTTATGTATAATCTACGTGAACGTAGtctttcaaagaaaatatttacagtgggatttttcaaatgcactctgacctaattctgctctcactgagttcagtgggagttttaccattgattcaGTCAGAGCAAAGTTAAGTCAGTGCTGAGTATTGTTAAAAATCCCTCCCTTAATCTGCAAACAAATTGCACTGCCTTTTCTGCATGATTAtgattcattttcttttgaaGTAATATATGTAAGGGAAAATGAGGataatttaacaaaaatatccaACTTGTTTCAATAACTAACGAAATCTCTACTATTACAATATTTATCCCTATCCATATTTCTCAAGATGGCCCATAAAACCTGATAACGTAATTGATTTAGcagttttaaaaagtggaaaaatgcatttccatctgagcattttgaatacttTCATTGTGCACTGAATGATGGGTTGCCATAAAACAGTTTTCAAGGAATAATAAAAAGTACTCGAGTTTTCAGGTAAAACCTTTCATGAgaataattttttccccccacaacaacaacaaaaaaagcatgATTGTAGCCATACCATCTTGGGCTGTAATCTTGTGAACTACATAGTGTTGGATCTATTCTATTCAAGTTTTTATAGTGCATTAGcgccgtagtatctgagcactatCCCAAAGTGCAGTAAGTGATCTGAATAGTATCTGACCTGtggttctttccttctttttctcttctcctccttggGGGGATAGGGATAGGAATTGTATATGGAATTTTGTTGAAGTtagtgggtgggggtggatttGGTATGTATGATGTGCTATGGGTTTATATGAGCAAAGTCAAAAGAATTATTTCCTGCATTTGAAATAGAAAGTGGTGAGATGAGTTGGTTGTTTTTTGGCTAGACCCCAAGAAAACACAGAGTACCCAGAAGGCTGTGCTGATACAGAATGAGTGCTGAATAGATGCTCCACAATAGTGTAAGAGGGATGTGTGCACTGTACTTTTGGAAGTACTGTTTTTTATGAGATTTAAAATCAAGATCCTGAGTACGGTAGTCATTTTTGTCCTTTTCCCAAGAAAAGGAAATTTGGTCAGGACATTGGGGATAATAACATCCAACCTGGATTATTACATTCTCAATTCGAAGTTCCCTCTATACTTTCACTTGGATATGATATTCTTCAGTTCCCTATCTAAACAGAGCAATAGCATTGCTGTTGCTGTTAAACTCTGTCTCATTCTTTGACCaatgtggctgcatttcattagtAGGTGACCTGACCATAAAGGTATATCTAATATATATTACATCCAAAAACCTGTTAAGTTTGCATGCCTCTTAGTGTGTCTACAGTCTTTGTAGGATTTTATACTGTTTCTCAAATAGCGCTGCATATGTTTTTCCCTACAAACAGATATACAAATGTACAGTGTAGTCTATTACTTTATATATCAAAGGGAAGCAATGAagcgtgggtgtgtgtgtgtgtgtgtgtgtgtgtgatgcaccTTGTTCACTGCCCATTGTGTAAAAGGTACTTTAAAAGGCTGTAGAAAAAACTGCAAAATCACATGATGATGATTGAGAAATGGCATGTAACTGCATAACGAAAGACTGAAttgtaatgcatacacacaaggggacaAAGTTAAGGGTTGTgcgtgcaaccttaattctgataaTTTtagacttttgagtgcttaaccaTGCAATCTTAACATCTTCTTAACATAGTTTTTATGAAGGAATTTCTTCTGTGGCAGGCATGCTTGGGGAATAACATGGAGATTAGCCTGATACATTTCTCAGCCTCTGACAGTCCCTACCCAGGAATGGTTGGGGAAGGAAACCTGCTTCTGCTAGACTTTTCTACCTTCTGTTTAAGGGGTCATATTCTACACTTTTGATGGGAAACTCACAATGACATCAGTGAGACATTTCCTTTGGGTCAAGTGTAGCATATGGCCCTAACATAGGCCAGTCTATGGACCCTAACAAAAATTGTAATTTGGCCCACTCCATGGAACTTGGTTAAATACATTTTATGGACATTTAAGGGGATTTCTAGCCAATACATTATGCACccctttcaattttaaaaaaatgtaagatgGAAAATGTGAAGTTGgagaaaaaattgtgtttttcaaACTGAGGCCTTTACGGTaaagcttttttatttgtttccttgttctttgctggtacaaaatatttcattattttcataCTACATACAGATGTGATTAAAAGTTGTTGTGCAATAAAAGTAATTTCTGTATAAATCTTAATGTCTTAAAAGGCAACACTATATTATTTTATGATTTATAATACATCACTTCtgaaactgttttattttaaaggttatatttttctctttcttacaGTCTTTTCAGGGAAGCCAGGGAAGAGCCTACCTCTTTAATTCTGTGTAAGTATGACTACAATTACATACTTTCTATGAAATATCATCTTTTGGTATGTTCCTCAAATGGGCAAAATACTCAACATTAGTAAGAGTCACACTTTCATCTGCTCTTTCAAATTCTTTTCTTAATGGACTACGGCCTTATACTGGCAATCCCTGTTGATAAGTGTGACTGGAATGACTGGCCTTTCTCAGGAGAATGTTATTATTGTGCAACTTGTAGTCTAAGCCTTCCTTACAATTATTTAGGAAATCCTATCATTAGTCACATTTAACTCTTAATTAGAAATAAAACTTTCAACTGCATCTGATTCTAACTGAATTGAGGCAAGTGACACTAAACTGTTTTATTCCAGAAAACCATGTACGGTTTGACATTCAAGTAAATTATGTTACTGTAACTTTACTCTGGTGGACATCATCACTATAGCCCAAAGCAAAGCCATTATTTTTTCAGGTTAACCTTTAGGATGCTTGAATATTGGCCTTGAAAATTGCAGATTTGTCAGAAGCAAGAAGCCAGACTTATCTCAAGAGGGTCCAATGTTTGCAGTAGCCCCTTAACACTGCAGTCCTACATACATGCTTGTTACCTTGCTTTTATAGATCGTGAACTAATTTTGATTTTGTAATATGCTGTCATTGGATTGCATCTCTATTTTTAACTAGCTGAATTGCTCAGAGCAATTCATAAGTAGAATGCAAGTCAGatgtgtctgtttgttttttatttttataggcGAGGTAATTATGGTGAAGATTGAAAGATGTGACTCTACCTTTTACAGATATCTTTATTCTTTTATCTGTAGTTGCTTCATGTAGAATTGAGATGCCAGGCATAGTCAAGAGTACCACAGATCTGGGTAGTATAACAGGTTTAACCAAATATTGCCTGATTTTTCTAGAATGACTATTTGACTAGTCTTTTAGGCATATGTTTTTACTTGGGAAAGTTTCCTTTTGGAGCAGTACTCCATAGCTAGATATGCAAGAGGCATTCCATTGTTTTTTAATATTCACCTTCAGTGATTATTGTATTTTAACCTATGGTCTATAGCATAGAAATATTGCTAAAGCCTTTCCTACATTAATGTAGTCGCATTGTTACAAATCCCTAGCGTAGAAAAGGAAAGCTGTAATTGGCACTGGTGGAGCTTACCCCTGTTTGAAAGCAGCTAATTCCCAGCATAGGCAAGGCCTAAGTTATTAGCCATCTGTCACTTTTATTAATATATTGTTAAATAGTTTCCCatttattgtgttttgttttatgttactCGATGACATGGGTGATAATTAACTCATGCTAGAAATGATACCATTTCATggtagaaaatgaaaaacaaaatgattaCACTTTTTTCCTCTTGACTCTCTAAGTATAACCCTAAAACTTAATTTCACAAATGTTTGACTAAAAATAGTGGCATATATATCTTGGAGACTTGGTCTCAGATTTCATCTCCAGGAGGAAAGTAGGATGTTGTCAAACAAAAAGCAAGATCTGTCTTGTGGTTTAAGATACTactatttctgttgtttgttatAGGGTAAATGTGGGCTGTGGTCCAGCAGAGGAGAGAGTTCTTTTGACAGGTTTACATGCTGTAGCAGATATCTATTGTGAAAACTGTAAAACCACTCTTGGATGGAAATATGTAAGTAATGTATATAATAATTTATTTCTTGATCAAACATTCATATATGTAGCAATCCACAGAAGTTGTCCTTAATCTACTGAGGCACCATTCATTATTGTGACAATGAGTGACTCTTAATCCATTATATCTACAtccagcagaaaaaaaatactgCGTTTATAACTAGTGTGTGTAATACAAACAAAACTATATTACTTGAATGTTATAGCAGGTTCAATGTCTCACATTTTGAGAATAATAAAGCCAGTGTAAGCTGTAGGCCCCATTATAgtagtgtgggtttttttcctataGTGCCTATTACCTTGGTATTTAAGTGCCACACACATTTTGGTATTAAAACTTTGGATGTCAAGTTTTcagatttctttattttcttctttttcttaaaatGCCAGATAATTACAGTGATAAATGGTGAATATATTGTACTCTATGCTACAAATAATCACAATAATTAACTCAATTTTGTGGCTGAAAAGTAATCCAGACTGCTAACATGCTACAGTTTTCgcactgtaaaaatgttaaattcttCTTTGAGGTGACCTTTGCATATTTCCACTTGTAGGATGTCCTCGTTTCAGCTGAATTTCACAATCTTCTGGAAAACAGCTGCATGTGTTCCCTCTCATAGTAATAATGACCATCCAGAGCTGAGGTTGTAAAAGGACGATTTTCTTTGTCCAGTCATGGAATGAAAGAAACCAAACAGCTACATTAGAAGGTTTTATTTCCAGATACTAACTTTGGTTTCTGTCATTCCTTCTCTTACCATGCAAGACTGGTTTGGAACTCAGAAAAACCTAAGATATTCCAATAAACACACTTCACACTCTTTAAAGTAATGAAAAACAACACCTGTCCAAAATTTTAAGTTGCTTCTAGGAAATCACCTACAATTAAGCTGTggcttaacaaaataaaaaaaatggcaaaaatcaCAGTCTGAATCCAGCAATCCCAAGGGTAGTTTGAGGAAAGATTGGCCTTAGCAGACCTGTAGTTGACAATATGTAAAAGAACAGATGCACacacgtgcgcgcgcacacacacacacacacaatcttggCTCTGAAATAAAGTACCAGCATGATAATCCTGGCATTCCATAGAAATGAGTCATGTTAAATGTCTAATGTACCTTGAGAGCTGCTCAAGATATTGTACTGATGGGGGTCATAGTAATATCTAGGTAAATAGATATATGTATGTACTATAAATGTTGAATTATAGTTTTATGCATAGGCATGTGCAATTTTATATTAACATTTTAGTGTGGATTTTATGTAAAGGACATCATATGTGCTAAAAATTAGATATTTCAAGCAGGAAAGAGAAAACATCCATACAAATAAAATATCACCAGAAAGCCTTAATAGATGTTACAGATGTTAATtatccattcatttttatttgcatgtCAAAATTGGTAATGAAATAATGTGAAAAACTAACTCTAActcagtattttaaatatttttattttcttgtttctaGGAACATGCTTTTGAGAGCAGTCAGAAATACAAAGAAGGAAAATTTATCATTGAACTTGCCCATATGATCAAAGACAATGGCTGGGAGTAAATTAAAAGCATTTTTTCACTCTGTTTGGACAATATTCTGTGGAACATGCTTTATACAGACTAATGCAAATGAAAGGAGGATTTTGGCTGAGGTGGCTCTGAGAATATCACTGAACTTTGCAACCTCACAAATGAATAGTGTAGTTTATGTGGCTCTTTCAGGCCATGTTTGCCTTTTTCTCCTTGTGTAAGTTCCCTCTTTTTGTATATGTATTCTTGTGTGAACAGTTGTTTTGGAACATTTTGGATGACCTTTTTCTAAACTCTCAAATTCTAGAGAAACAGTTCGCTAACTGCAAATGAATTTTACTGGTTAACATCTTTATTTGACCTATGCCTTTAATGCTACCTTTGCTGTGCATGCTTCTTGCCTAAACACCTACACCAAATCTAGCAGAAGACTGATATGAGTAGTCCTGAAGAATGTATGGGCTGGGGGTGTCTTTTTATATGTAGCAATTTCTGATATCTCTGGCAGTAAAAGGGATGCAGTATTAGAGTATTcattaattgctttttaaaatttgggagTACCATAATCTGTGTACATCTTGCAGGCAAGTAAATTAAAGATACAGTGCTCATTTAGAAATCTTTCAGTTGCACTGACTCAATTTAGTAGATCTtaagttttgcaaaaatgaatacATTAATAGTTCAATATTTTTAGTGCAACTCATTTACAAGGATACTAAGGCAGTGATACTGTAGAATATATTTAATCAACATAATTGCATTCCTTACCCAGCAAACTTGTCTTGAAGGGAGAAGTTGATAATATTACAGCCTGCAAGATCAAAGGGCACAAAAATATATGCATCTTGTATTTATAAAAAATTAGTCAGTGTAAACAAGTTTTTGGTACTGCACCTTTTAACAGTAACAGGGACTTGTGCATCAGTGAAGTTTTATGGCTGGTTCCATGTAGCTGTGTAGTCTAATGCACTGGACAAAGaggttgttataaagaaaatTCATTGAAATATTCTGCTTTTGCTACACTTTAACAAAAATATAGTTATTT comes from the Chelonia mydas isolate rCheMyd1 chromosome 15, rCheMyd1.pri.v2, whole genome shotgun sequence genome and includes:
- the YPEL1 gene encoding protein yippee-like 1 isoform X2; amino-acid sequence: MVKMTKSKTFQAYLPNCHRTYSCIHCRAHLANHDELISKSFQGSQGRAYLFNSVVNVGCGPAEERVLLTGLHAVADIYCENCKTTLGWKYEHAFESSQKYKEGKFIIELAHMIKDNGWE
- the YPEL1 gene encoding protein yippee-like 1 isoform X1 — protein: MDVFWKLRVKPHLRNPPRITVNLMLQQRLCDLGVHLIPNSAFKELQLKSFQGSQGRAYLFNSVVNVGCGPAEERVLLTGLHAVADIYCENCKTTLGWKYEHAFESSQKYKEGKFIIELAHMIKDNGWE
- the YPEL1 gene encoding protein yippee-like 1 isoform X3, whose product is MLQQRLCDLGVHLIPNSAFKELQLKSFQGSQGRAYLFNSVVNVGCGPAEERVLLTGLHAVADIYCENCKTTLGWKYEHAFESSQKYKEGKFIIELAHMIKDNGWE